In Alkalibacter saccharofermentans DSM 14828, the DNA window CCTTTCCAGATCGTTCTGATTAATTTCCTCGATCATAACCCTTGCCTTATCGTCGAAAATTTCGTAGTACTCCGGAAGCATCTTAACACATACGCCGCAGCCTAAGCAGTAATCCTCCTTGATTTTAAACACACCTGTTTCCTGGAAGTTTTTATCTGCAGGCAAATCCTTTCTTTTAACAGCCTTTGACATAATCTGCGCCATTATAAGTATTGCCCCCACTGTGAGTACCCACCTTGCTGCCATAAACTCAATTCCTAAAAACTTCACCTCATTGGCTAGCATGGGAATTTTAATAACAGCCCAAGAGCTTAACACGATTACGATATTTGTAATGCTCGCTCCTTTTCCCAACAATGTTTTACAGACGGGAAACGCCGCATATATGGGTCCTGCAGAAATGCTGCCCAAAACCAGGGAATAGATTTTCCCTTTCCAGCCTGAATCTTCACCAAAGCTCTCCATGATTATTTTTTTAGGAACCAGAGCCTCTAATACCACGGTAAATAGAAATATGACAGGTAAGACCTGGAACATCTCGATGAGATAGTAGACACTGTTATTAACCGATATAAAGGCTTTGTCGGGAGAAACAGCAAACATCCCCATATATAATAGAACTACTGCAAAAAGGAGCTTATTGCCCTTCACCAAGATAAGAATCTTCATAACACCACCCCCATCAACAGCGCGATGGACACAGCAAATACAAAGCTTAAACTATTTCTTAAAAATGTAAACTTAAGGCCAAATTCTTTTTTCTCCAACGAGAACGTCACTAAGCCCACCATAGTCAAGGTTGTCAAAAATGCTACTGCCGGCACCACGCTTGCACCTGCATCAACCAAAGAGCCAACAAGGGGAAATGCCACGAATGCGGGTATCAACGTGATGCTCCCAACGATTGCAGACCCTATCGTAGAAAACAATACATTTGAAGATCCCAAAAAATCTTTGATGCTCTCCGGGGGAACCATCGTAAGTATAAAACCAATCAAAAATATGACTCCGATTATCTCGCCTATCATATTTTTCATCATGCCCTTAGATTTTTTCATGGCTTCAAAGGTCTTTTGCCTGTCTTTCTTTAGAGACGAAGCAAACAGAACTAATGCTATCACCCAAAATATTTTTGTGAAAATATCCATACCGTCCTCCTAATATTGATTTTTTAACAGGATATCATTATAATCAAGAATAAGTAGTTACCAAGGTAACACAAGGAGGCTCTGTTGAAAAAATATATCGATTCAATAAAAAACACCGTCCTAGCATCTTCCCTTCCGGAGTCTGAAATATATAATCAGCTTATTAAAGGAGGCTTCAAAGTTGAGAACTATTCAGCAGGGGCCTTGCTCCATATAGATGGAGAAGAATGCACCAGTTTAGATATAATACTTTCGGGGAAGATCGTAGTTGAAAGAATTGACTTGTCGGGGAATCTTCTGACTATATCAGAATTTCACAGAGACGACATCTTGGGAGGCAACCTGCTTTTTTCCAAACAGCCTTTCTATCCCATGACTATTACAGCCAAGACACCTTCAAGCATTTTGTCCATGGATAAAAATACGCTCTTTCAAATATTGTCGGAAAATCCCGAATTCCTTCTGACATACCTGGAGTTCATTTCTGACAATGCAGCAATTCTAGGTAATAAAATCAAACACTTTATAAAAAAAAGCATACGGGAAAGCATAATGGCTTATCTTGAATACGAATCTAAGAGACAAAAAAGCACGGTAATCCAGCTGGACATGACAAAGAAGGCACTGGCTGAGAGAATAGGAGTCGAGCGCACCTCCCTGTCCCGAGAACTCGGGAAGATGAGAAAGGAAGGGCTGATTACCTTTGACGGAAAATCCATAACACTGTTGAGTTAATCGCCAGTTGCCTGCAGCCTTGGCTTTCGTTTGCCCGCTCAACAACCGGGTATTAAACTAGTGAAACAAAAATCAAACGTATAAAGCTCCGGTTTAGGTACCGGAGCTTCTCTTATCCTGCTACAAAATCATTTCTGTATTTTTTTATAAAATCCATCTTGTTCTTGACCTCAGATTTGCTGTAAAGATTTTTTACATGGTATTTAATAGTGTTTTCACTGACGTACAGCTCTGCTGCTATCACTTTATAAGTATACCCTTTAACTAAAAGAGCCGCTATTTCTTTCTCTCTGTCAGTAAATTCTGC includes these proteins:
- a CDS encoding Crp/Fnr family transcriptional regulator is translated as MKKYIDSIKNTVLASSLPESEIYNQLIKGGFKVENYSAGALLHIDGEECTSLDIILSGKIVVERIDLSGNLLTISEFHRDDILGGNLLFSKQPFYPMTITAKTPSSILSMDKNTLFQILSENPEFLLTYLEFISDNAAILGNKIKHFIKKSIRESIMAYLEYESKRQKSTVIQLDMTKKALAERIGVERTSLSRELGKMRKEGLITFDGKSITLLS
- a CDS encoding permease — translated: MDIFTKIFWVIALVLFASSLKKDRQKTFEAMKKSKGMMKNMIGEIIGVIFLIGFILTMVPPESIKDFLGSSNVLFSTIGSAIVGSITLIPAFVAFPLVGSLVDAGASVVPAVAFLTTLTMVGLVTFSLEKKEFGLKFTFLRNSLSFVFAVSIALLMGVVL
- a CDS encoding permease — encoded protein: MKILILVKGNKLLFAVVLLYMGMFAVSPDKAFISVNNSVYYLIEMFQVLPVIFLFTVVLEALVPKKIIMESFGEDSGWKGKIYSLVLGSISAGPIYAAFPVCKTLLGKGASITNIVIVLSSWAVIKIPMLANEVKFLGIEFMAARWVLTVGAILIMAQIMSKAVKRKDLPADKNFQETGVFKIKEDYCLGCGVCVKMLPEYYEIFDDKARVMIEEINQNDLERVLKSVEDCPTMAIEYEPEIGYETG